In Salinarimonas sp., a genomic segment contains:
- the doeB gene encoding N(2)-acetyl-L-2,4-diaminobutanoate deacetylase DoeB, giving the protein MAHADLPPSPVVPTIDLQADGVQHGHLRLPYSRDDSAWGSVMIPICAIANGEGPTALLVGANHGDEYEGPIALYELARTLRPEDVTGRVIVLPALNFPAFEAGTRTSPIDKGNLNRSFPGRPDGTPTQKIADYVTRALVPLADIVLDVHSGGRTLDFVPFAAAHRLPDARQEAACKAAVEAFGAPYSMTMLEIDAVGMLDTTVEEMGKTFVTTEIGGGGTASARTAAIARQGVRDLLVHAGVMRGTVERRETRWLDMPSGDCFAFAEEGGLIAFRVDLGEPVRAGDVICEIAPIGRTGAAPRPTRAAMDGILAARHFPGLVKPGDCVAVVAQIVG; this is encoded by the coding sequence ATGGCGCACGCCGACCTGCCGCCCTCCCCCGTCGTGCCGACGATCGACCTCCAGGCCGACGGCGTGCAGCACGGGCATCTGCGCCTGCCCTACAGCCGCGACGATTCGGCCTGGGGCTCGGTGATGATCCCGATCTGCGCGATCGCCAACGGGGAGGGCCCGACAGCCCTTCTCGTCGGCGCCAATCACGGCGACGAGTACGAGGGGCCGATCGCGCTCTACGAGCTCGCCCGCACCCTGCGGCCCGAGGACGTCACCGGTCGCGTGATCGTCCTGCCGGCCCTGAACTTTCCCGCCTTCGAGGCGGGTACGCGCACCTCGCCCATCGACAAGGGCAACCTCAACCGCTCCTTCCCGGGCCGCCCGGACGGCACGCCGACGCAGAAGATCGCGGACTACGTCACGCGCGCGCTCGTGCCGCTCGCCGACATCGTCCTCGACGTCCATTCGGGGGGCAGGACGCTGGACTTCGTGCCCTTTGCCGCCGCCCACCGCCTGCCCGACGCCCGGCAGGAAGCCGCCTGCAAGGCGGCGGTGGAGGCGTTCGGCGCGCCCTATTCCATGACCATGCTCGAGATCGACGCGGTCGGCATGCTCGACACCACCGTCGAGGAGATGGGCAAGACCTTCGTCACGACCGAGATCGGCGGCGGCGGCACCGCCTCGGCCCGCACGGCCGCCATCGCCCGGCAGGGCGTGCGCGACCTTCTGGTCCATGCCGGCGTGATGCGCGGGACGGTGGAGCGGCGCGAGACCCGCTGGCTCGACATGCCCTCGGGCGACTGTTTCGCCTTCGCCGAGGAGGGCGGGCTCATCGCCTTCCGCGTCGATCTCGGGGAGCCGGTGCGCGCCGGGGACGTGATCTGCGAGATCGCTCCCATCGGCCGCACCGGGGCCGCGCCGCGCCCGACCCGCGCGGCGATGGACGGCATCCTCGCCGCGCGGCATTTCCCGGGACTGGTCAAGCCGGGGGATTGCGTGGCCGTGGTGGCGCAGATCGTCGGGTGA
- a CDS encoding methyl-accepting chemotaxis protein — protein MTNSSSLSKAALGLAAAGVGAAGLAATGPVLASTTALGFGALTLAGLGLAGAMLWRTRAALQRTTDVVARIGRGDFEARLVRVREGGDLGRLMHQVNDTTDRIDAFVREATASMDAVRNNVYYRRILPDGLDGSLLGAARIINEATEVIEGRVAAFNASTSSFEAAIEAIVRTLSTSSAEMSRMAAEMETGAGVTNRRASAVAAASEEMAISVETVASAATELSASAQEVVAEAQRSAERARRAVDRAGETERIVQGLSVAAERIGKVVELINAIADQTNLLALNATIEAARAGAAGKGFAVVAAEVKTLAGQTAKATEEIAAQVGALQSATSGAVGVITEIGQLIQEIDAASSQIAGAIASQTDATAEIARNVEQASSGTRDVTENIHGVSENVQGARASASAVLAAAGDVDAQGRRLAEEVRTFLVTLKRGPLEDRAAA, from the coding sequence ATGACGAATTCGTCTTCTCTCTCTAAGGCGGCGCTCGGCCTCGCGGCGGCGGGCGTCGGTGCGGCCGGGCTCGCGGCGACCGGCCCGGTCCTCGCCTCGACGACGGCGCTCGGCTTCGGCGCGCTGACGCTCGCGGGGCTCGGCCTCGCCGGCGCGATGCTCTGGCGCACGCGCGCGGCGCTCCAGCGCACCACCGACGTGGTCGCGCGGATCGGGCGCGGCGATTTCGAGGCGCGGCTCGTGCGCGTCCGCGAGGGCGGCGATCTCGGCCGGCTGATGCACCAGGTCAACGACACGACCGACCGCATCGACGCCTTCGTGCGCGAGGCGACGGCGTCCATGGACGCCGTGCGCAACAACGTCTACTACCGCCGCATCCTGCCCGATGGCCTCGACGGATCGCTGCTCGGCGCGGCGCGGATCATCAACGAGGCGACGGAGGTGATCGAGGGCCGCGTCGCCGCCTTCAACGCCTCGACCTCGTCCTTCGAGGCCGCGATCGAGGCGATCGTGCGCACGCTCTCCACCTCGTCGGCCGAGATGAGCCGGATGGCGGCCGAGATGGAGACGGGCGCGGGCGTCACCAACCGGCGCGCCAGCGCCGTCGCCGCCGCCTCGGAGGAGATGGCGATCTCGGTGGAGACGGTCGCCTCCGCGGCGACCGAGCTCTCGGCCTCCGCGCAGGAGGTCGTCGCCGAGGCGCAGCGCTCGGCCGAGCGCGCGCGCCGCGCCGTCGACCGCGCCGGCGAGACCGAGCGGATCGTGCAGGGCCTCTCCGTCGCGGCCGAGCGCATCGGCAAGGTGGTGGAGCTGATCAACGCCATCGCCGACCAGACGAACCTGCTCGCCCTCAACGCCACGATCGAGGCCGCCCGCGCCGGCGCGGCGGGCAAGGGCTTCGCGGTCGTCGCCGCCGAGGTGAAGACGCTCGCCGGCCAGACGGCCAAGGCGACGGAGGAGATCGCGGCGCAGGTCGGCGCGTTGCAGTCCGCCACCTCGGGCGCCGTGGGTGTCATCACCGAGATCGGGCAGCTGATCCAGGAGATCGACGCCGCATCGTCGCAGATCGCCGGCGCCATCGCCTCCCAGACCGACGCCACCGCCGAGATCGCCCGCAACGTCGAGCAGGCCTCGTCCGGCACCCGGGACGTGACGGAGAACATCCACGGCGTCTCGGAGAACGTGCAGGGCGCGCGGGCGTCCGCGAGCGCCGTCTTGGCCGCGGCGGGCGACGTCGACGCGCAGGGACGGCGCCTCGCGGAGGAGGTGCGGACCTTCCTGGTGACCCTCAAGCGCGGGCCGCTGGAGGACCGCGCCGCGGCGTGA
- a CDS encoding PAS domain-containing protein, which yields MAHTIRPTQVEVRFDASDIIVSKTDLKGRITYANRTFCAISGYDEAEVIGQPHAMIRHPDMPRAVFRLLWDAILEGREIFAYVKNMTRTGDHYWVFAHVTPSRDAERRVCGFHSNRRVPKREALAAVTPLYRELSSIEAAHRNAKEGLAASSARLRQLIADKGQTYDEFVFSL from the coding sequence ATGGCCCACACGATCAGGCCCACGCAGGTGGAGGTGCGCTTCGACGCCTCCGACATCATCGTCTCGAAGACCGACCTGAAAGGCCGGATCACCTACGCGAACCGCACCTTCTGCGCCATTTCCGGCTACGACGAGGCGGAGGTGATCGGCCAGCCGCACGCCATGATCCGCCATCCGGACATGCCGCGGGCGGTGTTCCGGCTGCTCTGGGACGCGATCCTCGAGGGGCGCGAGATCTTCGCCTACGTGAAGAACATGACCCGGACGGGCGACCATTACTGGGTCTTCGCCCACGTCACCCCCTCGCGCGACGCCGAGCGACGGGTCTGCGGCTTCCACTCGAACCGCCGCGTGCCGAAGCGCGAGGCGCTCGCGGCGGTGACGCCGCTCTATCGCGAGCTCTCCAGCATCGAGGCCGCCCATCGCAACGCCAAGGAGGGGCTCGCCGCCTCCTCGGCGCGCCTGCGCCAGCTGATCGCCGACAAGGGCCAGACCTATGACGAATTCGTCTTCTCTCTCTAA
- a CDS encoding sugar kinase → MSGKAIDVLSIGEPLMELAETERGGERLYAPGFGGDCSNAAIAAARHGARAAMLTAVGDDTFGRAFLDLWDREGVDRGHVLCRAGERTGVYMISYGPEGHDFSYYRQGSAASLITPAEIPADAIARARIVHASGISQAISPSCTDAVFAAMRMAREAGALVSYDTNLRLRLWPLDRARAIIQAAAAMADIVLPGLDDARRLTGLDAPEAICAAYLRLGATVVALTLGSEGAMIATPEGTRTIPARRVTAVDATGAGDAFDGAFLAEYLRTGDAVAAGEYANAAAALSVTGYGAVGPLPTRADVTAFLAKS, encoded by the coding sequence GTGAGCGGGAAGGCCATAGACGTCCTCTCCATCGGCGAGCCGCTGATGGAGCTCGCCGAGACCGAGCGCGGGGGCGAGCGGCTCTACGCGCCGGGCTTCGGCGGGGATTGCTCCAACGCCGCCATCGCCGCCGCGCGCCACGGCGCCCGCGCCGCCATGCTCACCGCGGTCGGCGACGACACGTTCGGCCGCGCCTTCCTCGACCTGTGGGACCGCGAGGGCGTCGACCGCGGCCACGTGCTCTGCCGGGCGGGCGAGCGCACGGGCGTCTACATGATCTCCTACGGCCCCGAGGGCCACGATTTCAGCTATTACCGCCAGGGCTCGGCGGCGAGCCTGATCACCCCCGCCGAGATTCCGGCCGACGCGATCGCACGGGCGCGGATCGTCCACGCGTCGGGCATCAGCCAGGCGATCTCGCCGTCCTGCACCGACGCCGTCTTCGCCGCCATGCGCATGGCGCGGGAGGCGGGCGCGCTCGTCTCCTACGACACGAACCTGCGCCTGCGGCTGTGGCCCCTCGACCGCGCGCGCGCCATCATCCAGGCCGCCGCCGCGATGGCCGACATCGTGCTGCCGGGCCTCGACGACGCCCGCCGCCTCACCGGCCTCGACGCGCCGGAGGCGATCTGCGCCGCCTATCTGCGGCTCGGGGCGACGGTGGTGGCGCTGACGCTCGGCTCCGAGGGCGCGATGATCGCCACGCCCGAGGGGACGCGCACCATCCCCGCCCGCCGGGTGACGGCGGTCGACGCCACCGGCGCCGGCGACGCCTTCGACGGCGCCTTTCTCGCCGAATACCTGCGCACGGGCGACGCGGTCGCGGCCGGGGAATACGCCAACGCCGCGGCGGCTTTGTCCGTCACCGGCTACGGCGCGGTGGGACCCTTGCCCACGCGGGCGGACGTCACGGCCTTCCTTGCGAAAAGCTGA
- a CDS encoding FAD-binding oxidoreductase: MNDVTPNAEAALVARLAERLGEAHVISAATDIEPHLIESRGLYRGRALAVVRPKDVLEVSWIMAQCSAAGVPVVPQGGNTGLVGGGVPHGGVVLSLARLSAIRELDAVNATITVEAGVTLKAIQDAADEADRLFPLSLASEGTCQIGGNLATNAGGTGVLRYGNARDLVLGLEVVLADGRVWNGLKRLRKDNTGYDLKHLFVGSEGTLGIITAAVLKLYPKPKATVTAFLGCEGPQAALAVFERLREEAGDQLTAFEYMPRFGLELVLKHADGVTRPLQGDHAAYALVELSSPRADADLPGVIETVLGAAIEDGLVEDATIGASEAQNAALWKLREMLSEVQGREGGSIKHDVSVPVSRVADFIVEASAACEAAMEGVRVCAFGHVGDGNIHFNLSQPVGMEKAAFLAAWERFNRIVHDIVHRYEGSIAAEHGVGLIKRDELKLYKDPVALDMMHAIKIALDPLDILNPGKVVALSPEAPAALPGGGR, encoded by the coding sequence ATGAACGACGTCACCCCCAACGCCGAGGCGGCGCTCGTCGCCCGGCTCGCCGAGCGCCTGGGCGAGGCGCACGTGATCTCCGCCGCGACCGACATCGAGCCGCATCTGATCGAATCGCGCGGGCTCTATCGCGGGCGGGCGCTCGCGGTGGTGCGGCCGAAGGACGTGCTCGAGGTCTCCTGGATCATGGCGCAATGCTCGGCCGCGGGCGTGCCGGTGGTGCCGCAGGGCGGCAATACCGGCCTCGTCGGCGGGGGCGTGCCGCATGGCGGCGTGGTGCTCTCGCTCGCGCGCCTCTCCGCCATCCGCGAGCTCGACGCCGTCAACGCCACGATCACCGTCGAGGCCGGCGTGACGCTCAAGGCGATCCAGGACGCGGCGGACGAGGCCGACCGGCTGTTCCCCCTCTCGCTCGCCTCCGAGGGTACCTGCCAGATCGGCGGCAACCTCGCCACCAATGCCGGCGGCACCGGCGTGCTGCGCTACGGCAACGCTCGCGATCTGGTGCTCGGCCTCGAGGTGGTGCTGGCCGACGGGCGGGTTTGGAACGGGCTCAAGCGCCTGCGCAAGGACAATACCGGCTACGACCTCAAGCACCTCTTCGTCGGCTCGGAGGGCACGCTCGGCATCATCACCGCCGCCGTGCTGAAGCTCTACCCGAAACCGAAGGCGACGGTCACCGCCTTCCTCGGCTGCGAGGGGCCGCAGGCGGCCCTCGCCGTGTTCGAGCGGCTGCGCGAGGAGGCGGGCGACCAGCTGACCGCCTTCGAGTACATGCCCCGCTTCGGGCTCGAGCTCGTGCTCAAGCACGCCGACGGCGTCACCCGTCCGCTCCAGGGCGATCATGCGGCCTACGCCCTCGTCGAGCTCTCCTCGCCGCGCGCCGACGCCGACCTCCCGGGCGTGATCGAGACGGTGCTCGGCGCCGCCATCGAGGACGGGCTCGTCGAGGACGCGACGATCGGCGCGAGCGAGGCGCAGAACGCGGCGCTCTGGAAGCTGCGCGAGATGCTCTCCGAGGTGCAGGGCCGCGAGGGCGGCTCGATCAAGCACGACGTCTCGGTGCCGGTCTCGCGCGTCGCGGACTTCATCGTCGAGGCCTCCGCCGCCTGCGAGGCGGCGATGGAGGGCGTTCGGGTCTGCGCCTTCGGCCATGTCGGCGACGGCAACATCCACTTCAACCTCTCCCAGCCGGTCGGCATGGAGAAGGCCGCCTTCCTCGCCGCGTGGGAGCGCTTCAACCGCATCGTCCACGACATCGTGCACCGCTACGAGGGCTCGATCGCGGCCGAGCACGGGGTGGGGCTGATCAAGCGCGACGAGCTGAAGCTCTACAAGGATCCGGTCGCGCTCGACATGATGCACGCCATCAAGATCGCGCTCGACCCGCTCGACATCCTCAACCCCGGCAAGGTCGTGGCGCTCTCGCCCGAGGCGCCGGCGGCGCTGCCGGGAGGCGGGCGGTGA
- a CDS encoding bifunctional GNAT family N-acetyltransferase/carbon-nitrogen hydrolase family protein: MTETARDKTLPRPQEHGTEHGTDQGAETGSAPSMKKAAAKAANARAAKAQSKARARSEAQAETKPKLFVRPALLKDVRAIQALCRRAYPTMEPYAQAQLRGQIQMFPEGQFVAIYKDELVGYAATFLIDEKTALAPHDWKTITGNGFASRHDDDGDMLYGFEVMVDPKHRGLRIGQRLYNERKRLAIDLKLKGIVFAGRMPGYSKAKRRKTVATPEEYLELVVEQGLRDPVISFQMRNGFEPLRVLHDYLPIDHESRGNAVHLVWWNPAVAPDPTVRADKQRRRPQSTVRVACIQYQQRKVSSFQEFADQVEYFVDAVADYKSDFCVFPELFTLQLLSIENESTPPDRAIAQLSKYTERLKEMLSRLAVHYNINIIGGSHPTRDEDGDIINVCYVCLRDGSIHARAKIHPTPNERYWWSIVGADEADTIMTDCGPIGVMICYDSEFPELARHLVDQGAQILFVPFCTDERKSYLRVRYCCQARAVENQVYVALAGNVGNLPNVENMDIQYAQSCILTPCDFPFDRDGIAADTTPNSEMVAIADLNLDTLRQSRANGTVQNLRDRRFDLYSVQWRKEKAR, translated from the coding sequence GTGACCGAGACCGCCCGCGACAAGACGCTGCCGCGCCCCCAGGAGCACGGAACCGAGCACGGGACAGACCAGGGGGCCGAGACGGGCTCGGCGCCCTCGATGAAGAAGGCCGCCGCCAAGGCCGCGAACGCCCGCGCCGCGAAGGCGCAGTCGAAGGCGCGCGCGCGCAGCGAGGCCCAGGCCGAGACGAAGCCCAAGCTGTTCGTGCGCCCGGCGCTGCTCAAGGACGTGCGCGCGATCCAGGCGCTGTGCCGGCGCGCCTACCCGACGATGGAGCCCTACGCCCAGGCGCAGCTGCGCGGGCAGATCCAGATGTTCCCGGAAGGGCAGTTCGTCGCCATCTACAAGGACGAGCTCGTCGGCTACGCCGCGACCTTCCTCATCGACGAGAAGACCGCGCTCGCGCCGCACGACTGGAAGACCATCACCGGCAACGGCTTCGCCTCGCGCCACGACGACGACGGCGACATGCTCTACGGCTTCGAGGTGATGGTCGACCCGAAGCATCGCGGCCTGCGCATCGGCCAGCGGCTCTACAACGAGCGCAAGCGCCTCGCCATCGATCTCAAGCTGAAGGGCATCGTCTTCGCCGGCCGCATGCCGGGCTACTCCAAGGCCAAGCGCCGCAAGACGGTGGCGACGCCCGAGGAATATCTCGAGCTCGTGGTCGAGCAGGGCCTGCGCGATCCGGTGATCTCGTTCCAGATGCGCAACGGCTTCGAGCCGCTGCGCGTGCTGCACGACTACCTGCCGATCGACCACGAGAGCCGCGGCAACGCCGTGCATCTCGTCTGGTGGAACCCGGCCGTCGCCCCGGACCCGACGGTGCGGGCCGACAAGCAGCGCCGCCGGCCGCAATCGACCGTGCGCGTCGCGTGCATCCAGTACCAGCAGCGCAAGGTGTCCTCCTTCCAGGAATTCGCCGACCAGGTGGAGTATTTCGTCGATGCGGTGGCCGACTACAAGTCGGACTTCTGCGTCTTCCCGGAGCTGTTCACCCTCCAGCTCCTCTCCATCGAGAACGAGAGCACCCCGCCGGACAGGGCCATCGCCCAGCTGTCCAAGTACACCGAGCGGCTCAAGGAGATGCTCTCGCGGCTCGCGGTGCACTACAACATCAACATCATCGGCGGCTCGCACCCGACGCGGGACGAGGACGGCGACATCATCAACGTCTGCTACGTCTGCCTCCGCGACGGCTCGATCCACGCCCGCGCCAAGATCCACCCGACGCCGAACGAGCGCTATTGGTGGTCCATCGTCGGCGCGGACGAGGCGGATACGATCATGACCGATTGCGGGCCGATCGGCGTGATGATCTGCTACGATTCGGAGTTCCCGGAGCTCGCCCGGCACCTGGTCGACCAGGGCGCGCAGATCCTGTTCGTCCCGTTCTGCACCGACGAGCGCAAGTCCTACCTGCGGGTGCGCTATTGCTGCCAGGCCCGCGCCGTGGAGAACCAGGTCTACGTCGCGCTGGCGGGGAACGTGGGCAACCTGCCCAACGTCGAGAACATGGACATCCAGTACGCGCAGAGCTGCATCCTCACGCCCTGCGACTTCCCCTTCGACCGCGACGGAATCGCCGCCGACACGACGCCGAACTCCGAGATGGTCGCCATCGCCGACCTGAACCTCGACACGCTGCGCCAGTCCCGCGCCAACGGCACGGTGCAGAACCTGCGCGACCGGCGGTTCGATCTCTATTCGGTGCAGTGGCGCAAGGAGAAGGCGCGCTGA
- a CDS encoding SLC13 family permease, with product MTVPQALILAIIAVAMALFLWGRWRHDLVALAALIASVLLGLVPADAAFSGFGHPAVVTVAAILVLSHGLAASGAIDRLVRRVVPDAAGPWTIVLTFCALTAAMSSFMNNVGALALMMPAALAAARRVEVTPGRVLMPLSFASILGGMTTLIGTPPNLIVAGFRGDATGTPFGMFDFAPVGVAVAGAGVLFVVVASRFLVPDRPRAAGQNFDIGAYLTEARVPPKSRAIGMTLKEVEETLAAAEAQVVGLVRDNSRIPAPQNWRSLREDDILVIEADSKNLPQAIAKLGLTLEEDKRAGVKALESEHTVMAEVVIRPGSPLIGRTAQHLKLRSRHAINLLAISRQGRRSISRLRQTRLAPGDVLLLQGTPETLSDFSTHFDCVPLAERALRFPAKRDAWLAAGIMAAAVAATASSLLPASIAFPLAALAFVLASIVPTREIYTAVEWPVIVLLGALIPVAGAVATTGAADMLARAMLSLIGEGSPVLVLIGLMIMTMCLTDFMNNAATATVMCPIAIGIAGVLGADPDPFLMAVAIGSSCAFLTPIGHQNNTLILGPGGFRFGDYWKLGLPLEIIVLCVGIPMILLVWPL from the coding sequence ATGACGGTGCCTCAAGCCCTGATCCTCGCGATCATCGCGGTCGCGATGGCGCTCTTCCTGTGGGGGCGCTGGCGGCACGATCTCGTCGCGCTCGCCGCCCTGATCGCGAGCGTGCTGCTGGGCCTCGTCCCGGCGGACGCCGCCTTCTCCGGCTTCGGCCACCCGGCCGTGGTGACGGTCGCCGCCATCCTCGTCCTCAGCCACGGCCTCGCCGCCAGCGGGGCCATCGACCGCCTGGTGCGCCGGGTGGTGCCGGACGCCGCCGGGCCGTGGACCATCGTCCTCACCTTCTGCGCGCTCACGGCGGCGATGTCGTCCTTCATGAACAATGTCGGCGCGCTCGCCCTGATGATGCCCGCGGCGCTCGCCGCCGCCCGCCGCGTGGAGGTGACGCCCGGGCGCGTACTGATGCCGCTCTCCTTCGCCTCGATCCTGGGGGGCATGACCACGCTGATCGGCACGCCGCCGAACCTGATCGTCGCGGGCTTCCGCGGGGACGCCACGGGCACGCCCTTCGGCATGTTCGACTTCGCCCCCGTCGGCGTCGCCGTGGCGGGGGCGGGCGTGCTCTTCGTCGTCGTGGCGAGCCGGTTCCTCGTGCCGGACCGTCCCCGCGCCGCCGGGCAGAACTTCGACATCGGCGCCTACCTCACCGAAGCGCGGGTGCCGCCCAAGAGCCGCGCCATCGGCATGACGCTCAAGGAGGTGGAGGAGACCCTCGCGGCGGCGGAGGCGCAGGTGGTCGGCCTGGTGCGGGACAATTCCCGCATCCCCGCGCCGCAGAACTGGCGCAGCCTGCGCGAGGACGACATCCTCGTCATCGAGGCCGATTCGAAGAACCTGCCGCAGGCCATCGCCAAGCTCGGGCTGACGCTCGAGGAGGACAAGCGCGCCGGCGTCAAGGCGCTCGAGAGCGAGCACACGGTCATGGCCGAGGTCGTGATCCGGCCGGGCTCGCCGCTGATCGGGCGCACGGCGCAGCACCTGAAGCTGCGCTCGCGCCACGCGATCAATCTCCTCGCCATCTCCCGCCAGGGCCGGCGCTCGATCTCGCGCCTGCGGCAGACGCGGCTCGCGCCGGGCGACGTGCTGCTGCTGCAGGGCACGCCGGAGACGCTCTCGGACTTCTCGACCCATTTCGACTGCGTGCCGCTGGCCGAGCGCGCCCTGCGCTTCCCGGCGAAACGCGACGCCTGGCTCGCGGCCGGCATCATGGCGGCGGCGGTGGCCGCCACCGCGTCCTCTCTGCTGCCGGCGTCCATCGCCTTTCCCCTCGCGGCGCTCGCCTTCGTGCTCGCCTCGATCGTGCCGACGCGCGAGATCTACACGGCCGTAGAATGGCCGGTGATCGTTCTCCTGGGCGCGCTGATCCCGGTCGCCGGGGCGGTCGCGACCACCGGCGCGGCGGACATGCTGGCGCGCGCCATGCTGTCCCTGATCGGGGAGGGCAGCCCCGTTCTCGTCTTGATCGGGCTCATGATCATGACCATGTGCCTCACGGACTTCATGAACAATGCCGCGACCGCGACCGTTATGTGTCCGATCGCCATCGGCATCGCCGGCGTCCTGGGCGCCGATCCCGACCCGTTCCTGATGGCGGTCGCGATCGGCTCGTCCTGCGCCTTCCTGACGCCGATCGGGCATCAGAACAACACCCTGATCCTGGGCCCCGGCGGCTTCCGCTTCGGTGATTACTGGAAGCTGGGCCTGCCCTTGGAGATCATCGTCCTGTGCGTGGGAATCCCGATGATCCTCCTCGTTTGGCCGCTCTAG
- a CDS encoding YbfB/YjiJ family MFS transporter yields the protein MRPSDDERRSRAPLWLPAFLAVVVGIGFARFAYTPLLPLLVERGWVSAAGGAFAGSANLAGYLVGAALAQVLAARPERAALLNGAMLLAAISLGACALPYGAVWLGVFRFTAGVAGGLVMVLGPSTVLAHAPPEAKSRVSGLVFVGVGIGIVVSGALLPALAQAGLAATWIALALVSLVLTAIAWRLWPAAPPAPIGDAPLPRRAPLVMALLVLAYASDGAGFVPHTLFLSDFVARGLGRGEAAGGLAWSIFGVGALVGGPLCGIVAGRIGLGAAFVGALATKAVFVAMPLVATGPVAVAISALVVGALTPGMVALAAGLAATLAHGPAQARLFGTMTIGFAIAQAAGAYGLSALFAQSGSHAVLFAVGAAVLAAGALAGAVATRRLGRT from the coding sequence ATGCGGCCGAGCGACGACGAGAGACGATCCCGGGCGCCGCTGTGGCTGCCGGCCTTCCTGGCGGTGGTGGTGGGCATCGGCTTCGCCCGTTTCGCCTATACGCCGCTCCTCCCGCTTCTGGTCGAGCGCGGCTGGGTGAGCGCGGCCGGGGGCGCTTTCGCGGGCTCCGCCAATCTCGCGGGGTATCTCGTCGGCGCCGCGCTGGCGCAGGTCCTCGCGGCGCGGCCGGAGCGCGCGGCGCTTCTCAACGGCGCGATGCTGCTCGCCGCGATCTCGCTCGGCGCCTGCGCCCTGCCCTACGGCGCCGTGTGGCTGGGCGTGTTTCGGTTCACGGCGGGCGTGGCGGGCGGGCTCGTGATGGTGCTCGGGCCCTCCACCGTGCTCGCCCACGCTCCGCCCGAGGCGAAGAGCCGGGTCTCGGGCCTCGTCTTCGTCGGCGTCGGCATCGGCATCGTGGTCTCGGGCGCGCTGCTGCCCGCGCTCGCGCAGGCCGGCCTCGCGGCGACCTGGATCGCGCTGGCGCTGGTGTCGCTCGTGCTCACGGCGATCGCCTGGCGGCTGTGGCCGGCCGCGCCGCCGGCCCCGATCGGCGACGCGCCGCTGCCCAGGCGCGCGCCGCTCGTCATGGCGCTCCTCGTCCTCGCCTATGCCTCGGACGGCGCCGGCTTCGTGCCGCACACGCTGTTCCTGTCCGATTTCGTCGCCCGCGGATTGGGGCGCGGCGAGGCGGCGGGCGGGCTCGCCTGGTCGATCTTCGGCGTCGGCGCGCTCGTCGGCGGCCCGCTCTGCGGGATCGTCGCCGGGCGGATCGGGCTCGGCGCGGCCTTCGTCGGCGCGCTGGCGACCAAGGCGGTGTTCGTCGCGATGCCGCTCGTGGCGACGGGCCCGGTCGCGGTGGCGATCTCCGCCCTCGTCGTCGGCGCGCTGACGCCCGGGATGGTGGCGCTCGCCGCCGGCCTCGCCGCGACGCTCGCCCACGGCCCGGCCCAGGCGCGGCTCTTCGGCACGATGACGATCGGATTCGCCATCGCCCAGGCCGCGGGCGCCTACGGGCTCTCCGCTCTGTTCGCGCAGAGCGGGTCGCACGCCGTTCTGTTCGCGGTGGGGGCCGCGGTGCTGGCCGCGGGCGCGCTCGCCGGCGCGGTGGCGACGCGGCGTCTCGGCCGGACGTGA
- a CDS encoding YceI family protein: MTRSIQRLLSGAALSAALLLAPAAAQAETYVLDPSHSQILFSYDHLGYSTTWGMFSGFEGRIDFVQDDPAASSVEVSFPVRTMLTGWEDRFAHFMSPDFFDAAEDEMVSFVSTGIEVTGEDTALITGDLTLNGVTRSVVLDAKLNAVGQHPMENKPWAGFDATTTLVRSDFGLGMFAPFVSDEVEVRISIEAMQAE, translated from the coding sequence ATGACCCGTTCGATCCAGCGCCTCTTGTCCGGCGCGGCGCTCTCCGCCGCCCTCCTCCTCGCTCCGGCCGCCGCGCAGGCCGAGACCTACGTGCTCGATCCGAGCCACAGCCAGATCCTGTTTTCCTACGACCACCTCGGCTACTCGACGACCTGGGGCATGTTCTCGGGCTTCGAGGGCCGCATCGACTTCGTCCAGGACGACCCCGCCGCCTCCTCCGTCGAGGTCTCCTTCCCGGTGCGCACGATGCTCACCGGCTGGGAGGACCGCTTCGCCCACTTCATGTCGCCCGACTTCTTCGACGCCGCCGAGGACGAGATGGTGAGCTTCGTCTCCACCGGCATCGAGGTGACCGGCGAGGACACCGCGCTCATCACCGGCGATCTCACGCTCAACGGCGTCACCCGCTCGGTCGTGCTCGACGCCAAGCTCAACGCGGTGGGCCAGCATCCGATGGAGAACAAGCCCTGGGCCGGCTTCGACGCCACGACGACGCTCGTGCGCAGCGATTTCGGGCTGGGCATGTTCGCGCCCTTCGTCAGCGACGAGGTCGAGGTGCGGATCTCGATCGAGGCCATGCAGGCCGAGTGA